A window of the Brumimicrobium sp. genome harbors these coding sequences:
- a CDS encoding alpha/beta hydrolase: MKSINLILLSCIVTLFILSGCVNPKKETVQEYKTNQAYTLKNVKYGSDNQQVMDIYLPAGRSLDSTKVFVLIHGGGWNAGDKQDFSYMFNNMQLVYPNHAIININYRLGSPQKPGYPMQLNDIKAALTFVKQAKFNVSNQFLLMGASAGGHLSLLYSYKSDELHEVKAICNIVGPVDFTDPAYVDGTNPVTQYFLANLVGPITFQDNPALYQEVSPAFNVHSNCPPTISFYGDSDPLIPSSQMNRLHDKLDQMGVYNEKTMYAGEGHGNWNSTNNQDFSLKLVTFINQFFK; this comes from the coding sequence ATGAAAAGTATAAACTTAATTTTACTCTCGTGTATAGTCACTTTATTCATACTTTCCGGATGTGTGAATCCAAAGAAAGAAACTGTACAAGAATACAAAACTAATCAGGCATACACACTCAAAAATGTGAAATATGGTTCAGATAATCAGCAAGTAATGGATATTTACCTTCCTGCTGGTCGAAGTTTGGATTCTACCAAGGTATTTGTTTTAATTCATGGAGGAGGCTGGAATGCCGGAGATAAGCAAGATTTTTCTTACATGTTTAACAATATGCAATTAGTTTATCCAAATCATGCTATCATCAATATTAATTATCGATTGGGTTCTCCTCAAAAACCTGGCTATCCAATGCAATTAAATGATATTAAAGCAGCGTTAACCTTCGTCAAACAAGCTAAATTCAATGTCTCCAACCAATTCCTATTAATGGGAGCTTCCGCTGGTGGACACCTCTCCCTTTTATATAGTTATAAATCTGATGAACTCCATGAAGTAAAAGCTATCTGTAATATTGTTGGACCAGTTGACTTTACAGATCCAGCCTATGTAGATGGAACAAACCCTGTTACTCAGTATTTTTTAGCAAATTTAGTGGGTCCCATCACTTTTCAAGACAATCCAGCCTTGTACCAAGAGGTGAGTCCTGCTTTCAATGTTCATAGCAATTGTCCTCCAACTATTTCCTTTTATGGAGATAGTGACCCTTTAATACCTTCTTCCCAAATGAATCGTTTACATGATAAATTAGATCAAATGGGAGTTTACAATGAGAAAACCATGTATGCGGGTGAAGGTCATGGTAATTGGAATAGCACCAATAATCAAGATTTCTCCTTAAAATTGGTCACTTTTATTAATCAATTTTTTAAATAA